A DNA window from Pseudarthrobacter sp. W1I19 contains the following coding sequences:
- a CDS encoding SDR family NAD(P)-dependent oxidoreductase yields the protein MVSLQLEGRTVVVTGAGQGQGAAVARLLAEAGARVIATDLAAEMPAGLVAESSASAGALVYRQLDVSDASGWSGLASSIRSQGWQVDGLVNNAGITQRSRLLDASVTDLQKVYEVNVAGSLLGIQALAPLMGSGASIVNIGSVAGLTAHYPVAYTASKGALRGLSQVAAMELGPRGIRVNTVHPGFIETPMTAGAKPEFRQATLAETPLGRTGSVGEVAAVVLFLLSPLSSFVTGAEIPVDGGQTSHGGAKSVSDALR from the coding sequence GTGGTTTCCCTCCAGCTCGAGGGCCGGACGGTGGTGGTCACCGGAGCAGGGCAAGGCCAGGGTGCCGCGGTGGCGCGCCTGCTGGCGGAGGCCGGCGCGCGGGTGATCGCAACCGACCTGGCGGCGGAAATGCCCGCCGGGCTGGTCGCGGAGTCTTCGGCTTCGGCCGGCGCCCTGGTGTACCGGCAGCTGGACGTGAGTGATGCCTCCGGCTGGTCCGGGCTCGCTTCCAGCATCCGGTCCCAGGGCTGGCAGGTGGACGGGCTGGTCAACAATGCCGGCATCACCCAACGCAGCCGGTTGCTGGATGCGTCTGTTACCGACCTGCAGAAGGTCTACGAGGTCAACGTTGCCGGCAGCCTGCTGGGAATCCAGGCGCTCGCACCGTTGATGGGCAGCGGTGCTTCCATTGTTAATATCGGCTCTGTTGCGGGCCTTACGGCGCACTATCCGGTGGCCTACACCGCGAGCAAGGGGGCGCTGCGCGGGTTGTCCCAGGTGGCAGCCATGGAACTTGGGCCGCGCGGGATCCGGGTGAATACGGTCCATCCGGGCTTTATCGAAACACCCATGACGGCGGGCGCTAAACCTGAGTTCCGGCAGGCCACCCTGGCCGAAACCCCGCTGGGACGCACGGGCAGCGTGGGGGAGGTGGCCGCCGTCGTGCTTTTCCTGCTCAGCCCGCTCTCTTCCTTCGTGACGGGCGCCGAGATCCCGGTGGACGGCGGCCAGACGTCCCACGGCGGTGCCAAGTCGGTCTCCGACGCCCTGCGGTAA
- a CDS encoding SDR family NAD(P)-dependent oxidoreductase, giving the protein MSASSPRLAGKTAVITGTASGQGRAAALAFAAEGAFVVGCDMDDDGAAATVAAVTEAGGRMSSSRVDLTHEAAVAAWAADVAAMHGQVHILYANAAVTRFAPVEELSFDDWKWNIEHEMDVVFLPVKYFWPQLIQAANSAIVLVGSTAGVTGSMTNGRLAHTATKGAVVAMTKQLAAEGAPHGLRVNAVSPGMIRTAATEGNLLAPDHPMRTIAASIPLGRIGMPEEVAKCALFLASDEASYVTGANLMVDGGWSAVLPG; this is encoded by the coding sequence ATGTCCGCTTCCAGCCCGCGCCTGGCCGGCAAGACGGCCGTCATCACCGGAACGGCCAGCGGCCAGGGCAGGGCCGCCGCGCTCGCCTTCGCCGCGGAAGGGGCCTTCGTGGTGGGCTGCGACATGGACGACGACGGCGCCGCGGCCACGGTGGCGGCGGTCACCGAGGCCGGGGGGCGGATGAGCAGCAGCCGGGTCGATCTCACCCACGAGGCAGCCGTGGCGGCCTGGGCTGCGGATGTCGCCGCCATGCATGGCCAGGTCCACATCCTGTACGCCAACGCCGCCGTCACGCGCTTCGCCCCGGTGGAGGAGCTCTCCTTCGATGACTGGAAGTGGAACATTGAACACGAGATGGACGTGGTGTTCCTGCCGGTGAAGTACTTTTGGCCCCAGCTGATCCAGGCTGCCAACAGCGCCATCGTCCTGGTGGGCTCCACGGCGGGGGTGACCGGCTCGATGACCAACGGCCGGCTGGCCCACACCGCCACGAAGGGGGCGGTGGTGGCCATGACCAAGCAGCTTGCGGCGGAGGGCGCCCCGCACGGTCTGCGGGTCAATGCGGTCAGCCCGGGGATGATCCGTACCGCGGCCACCGAGGGCAACCTCCTCGCTCCCGACCACCCGATGCGGACGATCGCGGCCAGCATCCCGCTGGGCCGGATCGGCATGCCGGAAGAGGTCGCCAAGTGCGCCCTGTTCCTGGCATCGGACGAGGCCTCGTACGTCACCGGCGCAAACCTGATGGTCGATGGCGGCTGGTCGGCCGTGCTGCCGGGCTGA
- a CDS encoding DoxX family protein — MRNVTTSPEAAAAAQTLFRVGLGGVLIAHGSQKLFGWFGGGGVEGTSKGMHAMGFRPAKPSAVLAGVGEAGAGLALALGLATPTAGAAAATTMGVAASVHAPNGFFAQEGGLEYPAVLGLAAAAFTIGGSGLYSLDALTGHVLDRPWMRITALAAIPTAIAIQVFRRRQALAADAAAPAADTPAVISTEEG, encoded by the coding sequence ATGCGCAATGTAACCACCAGCCCCGAGGCGGCGGCCGCCGCGCAGACCCTGTTCCGGGTGGGGCTGGGAGGCGTGCTCATCGCCCACGGATCCCAAAAACTCTTCGGCTGGTTCGGCGGGGGAGGCGTCGAAGGCACCAGCAAGGGCATGCACGCCATGGGGTTCCGCCCCGCAAAACCCAGCGCCGTCCTCGCCGGCGTAGGTGAAGCAGGAGCAGGGTTAGCCTTGGCTCTGGGTTTGGCCACCCCTACCGCCGGAGCTGCTGCAGCAACCACCATGGGCGTAGCGGCCAGCGTTCACGCCCCGAACGGTTTCTTCGCCCAGGAGGGCGGCCTCGAGTACCCGGCCGTGCTGGGCTTGGCAGCCGCCGCGTTCACGATCGGCGGCTCCGGCCTCTACTCCCTGGATGCGCTCACCGGCCATGTCCTGGACCGGCCCTGGATGCGGATCACCGCTTTGGCCGCGATCCCTACCGCCATCGCCATCCAGGTTTTCCGCCGGCGTCAAGCCCTCGCCGCAGACGCTGCGGCTCCGGCCGCAGACACTCCTGCGGTCATCTCCACCGAAGAGGGCTGA